A section of the Struthio camelus isolate bStrCam1 chromosome 18, bStrCam1.hap1, whole genome shotgun sequence genome encodes:
- the AURKA gene encoding aurora kinase A — protein sequence MDKNTKENHSGHHSYAAKTVNPIGDGPKRVPVPQHSAHSRLLSSGVQAQRVLCPSNLAQRVPVQTQKSALSNQKLSNNQTGQQPRPKSLVQPTARPQVPSKNNEKPQQAPGSAKNTEAESTSKQKNEETTKKKNEETKKRQWSLDDFEIGRPLGKGKFGNVYLAREKQSKFILALKVLFKTQLEEAGVEHQLRREVEIQSHLRHPNILRLYGYFHDVTRVYLILEYAPRGEVYKELQKLTKFDEQRTATYITELADALSYCHSKSVIHRDIKPENLLLGSNGELKIADFGWSVHAPSSRRTTLCGTLDYLPPEMIEGRTHDEKVDIWSLGVLCYEFLVGKPPFEAETYQETYRAISKVEFKFPPFVTEGARDLISKLLKHNPFHRLPLKDVLVHPWLTANSTKMPNSRKSDVVATSRT from the exons ATGGACAAGAATACTAAAGAGAACCATTCTGGACACCATAGCTATGCTGCTAAG actgtAAATCCCATCGGGGATGGCCCAAAACGTGTCCCTGTGCCTCAGCATTCTGCTCACAGCCGGTTACTAAGCAGTGGAGTCCAAGCACAACGTGTTCTATGTCCTTCGAACTTGGCCCAGCGAGTTCCTGTACAAACGCAAAAATCTGCACTGTCAAACCAAAAACTGTCCAACAACCAGACAGGGCAGCAGCCACGACCAAAATCTCTGGTCCAGCCAACTGCTAGGCCTCAAGTTCCAAGCAAGAACAATGAAAAACCTCAGCAGGCTCCAGGATCTG CAAAAAATACTGAAGCAGAAAGCACatctaaacagaaaaatgaagagaccactaaaaagaaaaatgaagagacaAAGAA AAGGCAGTGGTCTCTTGATGACTTTGAAATTGGTCGACCTTTGGGGAAAGGAAAATTTGGAAATGTATACCTGGCACGTGAAAAGCAGAGTAAATTTATTCTTGCATTGAAAGTGCTATTTAAAACGCAGTTGGAGGAAGCTGGAGTAGAACATCAGCTACGCAGAGAAGTTGAAATACAGTCTCATCTTAG GCATCCCAACATTCTCAGACTATATGGCTACTTCCATGATGTTACGAGAGTCTACCTTATTCTAGAGTATGCACCTCGTGGAGAAGTCTACAAAGAGCTTCAGAAGCTTACCAAGTTTGATGAGCAAAGAACTGCTACT tacATCACAGAACTAGCAGATGCCCTATCATACTGTCATTCAAAGAGTGTGATTCACCGAGACATCAAACCAGAAAACTTGCTGCTTGGCTCAAATGGAGAATTAAAGATTGCTGACTTTGGATGGTCAGTGCATGCTCCATCTTCTAG GAGAACAACTCTGTGTGGGACACTTGACTATCTGCCTCCTGAAATGATTGAGGGAAGAACACATGATGAAAAGGTGGATATTTGGAGCTTGGGGGTTCTATGCTATGAATTCCTGGTAGGGAAACCACCTTTTGAAGCAGAAACATACCAGGAAACCTACAGAGCTATTTCCAAG GTGGAATTCAAATTTCCTCCATTTGTAACAGAAGGTGCAAGAGATTTAATTTCAAAGCTTCTAAAGCATAACCCATTCCATCGACTGCCCCTGAAGGATGTACTTGTTCATCCCTGGCTTACAGCAAACTCTACAAAGATGCCTAACAGCAGAAAGAGTGATGTTGTTGCCACATCCAGAACATAG
- the CSTF1 gene encoding cleavage stimulation factor subunit 1 isoform X2, whose product MSGRRVAAACDRRQLPRGMGSMASPLLDPRPLRLPFLEADAPPRHSLLTMYRTKVSLKDRQQLYKLIISQLLYDGYINIANGLINEIKPQSVCAPSEQLLHLIKLGMENDDSAVQYAIGRSDTVAPGTGIDLEFDADVQTMSPEASEYETCYVTSHKGPCRVATYSRDGQLIATGSADASIKILDTERMLAKSAMPIEVMMNETAQQNMENHPVIRTLYDHVDEVTCLAFHPTEQILASGSRDYTLKLFDYSKPSAKRAFKYIQEAEMLRSISFHPSGDFILVGTQHPTLRLYDINTFQCFVSCNPQDQHTDAICSVNYNASANMYVTGSKDGCIKLWDGVSNRCITTFEKAHDGAEVCSAIFSKNSKYILSSGKDSVAKLWEISTGRTLVKYTGAGLSGRQVHRTQAVFNHTEDYVLLPDERTISLCCWDSRTAERRNLLSLGHNSIVRCIVHSPTNPGFMTCSDDYRARFWYRRSTTD is encoded by the exons ATGTCAGGTCGTCGCGTTGCTGCAGCATGTGATAGACGACAGCTCCCACGGGGCATGGGTAGCATGGCATCCCCCCTCCTTGACCCGCGTCCACTTCGACTTCCGTTTCTTGAGGCTGAC GCCCCTCCAAGGCATTCCTTGCTAACAATGTATAGAACAAAAGTCAGCTTGAAAGATCGTCAGCAACTTTATAAACTAATCATTAGTCAGCTGCTATATGATGGGTACATAAATATTGCCAATGGCTTGATAAATGAGATAAAACCGCAATCAGTCTGTGCACCATCTGAGCAACTGCTGCACCTAATTAAATTAG GAATGGAGAACGATGACAGTGCTGTTCAATATGCAATTGGGCGGTCCGATACAGTAGCTCCAGGCACAGGAATTGACTTAGAATTTGATGCAGATGTACAGACCATGTCTCCTGAGGCTTCTGAATACGAAACTTGTTATGTCACGTCTCATAAAGGACCATGTCGTGTAGCTACATATAGCAGAGATGGACAGTTAATAGCTACAGGATCAGCTGATGCCTCAATAAAAATTCTTGATACAGAGAGAATGTTGGCCAAAAGTGCTATGCCTATTGAG GTCATGATGAACGAGACAGCACAGCAGAACATGGAAAATCACCCTGTTATTCGAACTCTATATGATCATGTGGATGAAGTTACGTGTTTAGCTTTTCATCCAACAGAACAGATTCTAGCATCTGGTTCAAGGGACTACACGCTTAAATTGTTTGACTATTCAAAGCCTTCTGCCAAAAGAGCCTTCAAATACATACAG GAGGCAGAGATGTTACGCTCAATCTCTTTTCATCCTTCTGGAGATTTCATACTTGTTGGTACCCAGCACCCTACCTTACGCCTTTATGATATCAatacttttcagtgttttgtgtCTTGCAATCCTCAAGATCAGCATACTGATGCTATATGTTCAGTAAACTACAACGCAAGTGCGAACATGTACGTGACAGGAAGCAAGGATGGATGCATCAAACTGTGGGATGGTGTTTCAAATCGCTGTATCACTACTTTTGAGAAGGCACATGATGGAGCTGAAGTCTGTTctgctattttttccaaaaattcaaaatatatcttGTCAAGTGGAAAAGACTCTGTAGCTAAACTGTGGGAGATATCCACTGGTCGAACCCTGGTCAAATATACAG GAGCTGGTTTGAGTGGACGACAAGTACATAGGACACAGGCTGTCTTCAACCATACAGAGGACTATGTGCTGCTTCCAGATGAAAGGACCATAAGTCTCTGCTGCTGGGATTCAAGAACTGCTGAACGGAGAAATCTTCT
- the CSTF1 gene encoding cleavage stimulation factor subunit 1 isoform X1, with protein MSGRRVAAACDRRQLPRGMGSMASPLLDPRPLRLPFLEADSRLQSICGRSMQQPSRRSILRSRPPPPPPPLPPPPPIDALRAPVAILGGERGRQKEGSAPPRHSLLTMYRTKVSLKDRQQLYKLIISQLLYDGYINIANGLINEIKPQSVCAPSEQLLHLIKLGMENDDSAVQYAIGRSDTVAPGTGIDLEFDADVQTMSPEASEYETCYVTSHKGPCRVATYSRDGQLIATGSADASIKILDTERMLAKSAMPIEVMMNETAQQNMENHPVIRTLYDHVDEVTCLAFHPTEQILASGSRDYTLKLFDYSKPSAKRAFKYIQEAEMLRSISFHPSGDFILVGTQHPTLRLYDINTFQCFVSCNPQDQHTDAICSVNYNASANMYVTGSKDGCIKLWDGVSNRCITTFEKAHDGAEVCSAIFSKNSKYILSSGKDSVAKLWEISTGRTLVKYTGAGLSGRQVHRTQAVFNHTEDYVLLPDERTISLCCWDSRTAERRNLLSLGHNSIVRCIVHSPTNPGFMTCSDDYRARFWYRRSTTD; from the exons ATGTCAGGTCGTCGCGTTGCTGCAGCATGTGATAGACGACAGCTCCCACGGGGCATGGGTAGCATGGCATCCCCCCTCCTTGACCCGCGTCCACTTCGACTTCCGTTTCTTGAGGCTGAC AGTCGCCTCCAATCGATTTGCGGGCGCTCGATGCAGCAGCCTTCGCGGAGGAGCATTCTTCgctctcggccgccgccgccacctcctcccctgccgccgccgccgccaatcGATGCGCTCAGGGCTCCGGTCGCCATTTTAGGGGGAGAGCgagggaggcagaaggaaggGTCG GCCCCTCCAAGGCATTCCTTGCTAACAATGTATAGAACAAAAGTCAGCTTGAAAGATCGTCAGCAACTTTATAAACTAATCATTAGTCAGCTGCTATATGATGGGTACATAAATATTGCCAATGGCTTGATAAATGAGATAAAACCGCAATCAGTCTGTGCACCATCTGAGCAACTGCTGCACCTAATTAAATTAG GAATGGAGAACGATGACAGTGCTGTTCAATATGCAATTGGGCGGTCCGATACAGTAGCTCCAGGCACAGGAATTGACTTAGAATTTGATGCAGATGTACAGACCATGTCTCCTGAGGCTTCTGAATACGAAACTTGTTATGTCACGTCTCATAAAGGACCATGTCGTGTAGCTACATATAGCAGAGATGGACAGTTAATAGCTACAGGATCAGCTGATGCCTCAATAAAAATTCTTGATACAGAGAGAATGTTGGCCAAAAGTGCTATGCCTATTGAG GTCATGATGAACGAGACAGCACAGCAGAACATGGAAAATCACCCTGTTATTCGAACTCTATATGATCATGTGGATGAAGTTACGTGTTTAGCTTTTCATCCAACAGAACAGATTCTAGCATCTGGTTCAAGGGACTACACGCTTAAATTGTTTGACTATTCAAAGCCTTCTGCCAAAAGAGCCTTCAAATACATACAG GAGGCAGAGATGTTACGCTCAATCTCTTTTCATCCTTCTGGAGATTTCATACTTGTTGGTACCCAGCACCCTACCTTACGCCTTTATGATATCAatacttttcagtgttttgtgtCTTGCAATCCTCAAGATCAGCATACTGATGCTATATGTTCAGTAAACTACAACGCAAGTGCGAACATGTACGTGACAGGAAGCAAGGATGGATGCATCAAACTGTGGGATGGTGTTTCAAATCGCTGTATCACTACTTTTGAGAAGGCACATGATGGAGCTGAAGTCTGTTctgctattttttccaaaaattcaaaatatatcttGTCAAGTGGAAAAGACTCTGTAGCTAAACTGTGGGAGATATCCACTGGTCGAACCCTGGTCAAATATACAG GAGCTGGTTTGAGTGGACGACAAGTACATAGGACACAGGCTGTCTTCAACCATACAGAGGACTATGTGCTGCTTCCAGATGAAAGGACCATAAGTCTCTGCTGCTGGGATTCAAGAACTGCTGAACGGAGAAATCTTCT